In Candidatus Cetobacterium colombiensis, the following are encoded in one genomic region:
- a CDS encoding phosphoribosylformylglycinamidine synthase encodes MNKRVFVKKKEGFQVESLGIKSELLENLKEDGIAKIDLYNVYDIFNCTENDLSLLKNKVLSEPVTDDVYEEVELDNKKYLAMEFLPGQYDQRADSAEQCLMLLNNKADVKIKSGKLLVFHGELKSFDRIKNYLINPIETREKNLNTLIFEEDINIEPVPTYVGFIEKSPEQLESFLNEHGLAMTLEDLVHIQNYFKNEEKRDPKETEIKVLDTYWSDHCRHTTFETYLKDIKIECGNLTENIQKSFEEYLDLRKKLGREEKPITLMDIATIGGRYLRKIGKLEDLEESEEINACSVEIDVDVDGEKEKWLLMFKNETHNHPTEIEPFGGASTCVGGAIRDPLSGRAYVYQAMRITGAGDITEGIENTLPNKLPQEKISKGAAHGYSSYGNQIGLTTTFVKEIYHNGYKAKRMEVGAVVGAVKKEYVRRESPIPGDIVILLGGKTGRDGVGGATGSSKEHNETSLTKCSSEVQKGNAPVERRIQRLFRNPEVTKLIKKSNDFGAGGVSVAIGEIARGVEINLDTVPVKYLGLNGTELAISESQERMAVVVEAKDAEKFQQLVKKENLESALVAVVTEEERLVIKYKNEILVDISREFLDTNGVRQIQNVDVTSSEKKNPFIKDGINNLKEEVENILASMNVASQRGMVEMFDASIGRSTVLMPYGGKYQLTESEGSVQKLPTDGVTNTCSIMTYGYNPLISEYSPYLGAQYAVIESLARIVALGGSYKKARLSFQEYFEKLGKDKVKWGKPFEALLGGLEAQLNFETPAIGGKDSMSGTFKDLDVPPTLISFAVTTEDVKNIISPEFKDGGSEVYLIKTERLNGDTPNFEKIKNHFNLVEEAIKNRKIISASTIKFGGIAEAVIKMTFGNKIGVKIKTDENLFDLMPGDIIVESKEKLDFGILIGETVEKNMIELNEEKFMIDELIKNWEKRYEKIYPYNMENTGEVIEKEFKTEKVFKAKKLYDKPKVLVTVFPGTNCEYDTKKAFERAGAEVEIYVFNNLGVDEIKESIEVLSEKMRSAQIFMIPGGFSAGDEPDGSGKFIANILQNPIIKESMKEFLENDGLVLGICNGFQALIKSGLLPYGNVDSVNEKSPTLFRNNINRHISRVVRTKIVSNNSPWMSSFEIGETHNIPVSHGEGKFVVSKEFAEELFENGQIITQYCDENGKITMDKNYNLNGSTYSIEGIVSKCGRILGKMGHSERYEDGLLKNIDGNKMQDLFTNGVNYFKK; translated from the coding sequence ATGAATAAAAGGGTATTTGTAAAGAAAAAAGAAGGATTTCAGGTAGAGAGTTTAGGTATAAAAAGTGAGCTTTTAGAAAATTTAAAAGAGGATGGAATCGCAAAAATCGATTTATATAATGTTTATGATATATTTAATTGTACAGAAAATGATTTATCACTTTTGAAAAATAAAGTTTTATCTGAACCTGTAACTGATGATGTTTACGAAGAGGTTGAATTAGATAATAAAAAATATTTAGCAATGGAGTTTTTACCAGGGCAATATGATCAAAGAGCAGATTCTGCAGAACAGTGTCTGATGCTTTTAAATAATAAAGCTGATGTTAAAATTAAAAGTGGAAAATTATTAGTTTTTCATGGTGAATTAAAAAGCTTTGATAGAATAAAAAATTATTTGATAAACCCAATTGAAACTAGAGAAAAAAACTTAAATACTCTTATTTTTGAAGAGGATATTAATATAGAACCAGTTCCAACATATGTAGGTTTTATAGAAAAAAGTCCTGAACAATTAGAAAGTTTTTTAAATGAACATGGATTAGCTATGACTTTAGAAGATTTAGTACATATTCAAAATTATTTTAAAAATGAAGAAAAAAGAGATCCTAAAGAAACAGAGATTAAGGTATTAGATACATATTGGTCAGATCACTGCAGACATACAACATTTGAAACATACTTAAAAGATATAAAAATTGAATGTGGAAATTTAACTGAAAACATTCAAAAATCTTTTGAAGAGTATCTAGATTTAAGAAAGAAATTAGGAAGAGAAGAAAAACCTATAACTTTAATGGATATAGCAACTATAGGGGGAAGGTATTTAAGAAAGATAGGAAAGTTAGAGGATTTAGAAGAATCAGAAGAAATAAATGCATGTAGTGTTGAAATTGATGTAGATGTAGATGGAGAAAAAGAGAAATGGTTATTGATGTTTAAAAATGAGACTCATAACCACCCTACAGAAATTGAACCTTTTGGAGGAGCTAGTACATGTGTTGGTGGAGCAATAAGAGACCCACTTTCAGGAAGAGCTTATGTTTATCAAGCTATGAGAATAACGGGGGCTGGTGACATAACTGAAGGAATAGAAAATACATTACCAAACAAACTTCCACAAGAGAAAATATCTAAAGGAGCAGCTCATGGATATTCATCTTATGGAAATCAAATTGGACTTACAACTACTTTTGTAAAAGAAATCTATCATAATGGATACAAAGCAAAAAGAATGGAAGTAGGAGCAGTAGTAGGAGCAGTTAAGAAAGAATATGTAAGAAGAGAAAGTCCAATTCCAGGAGATATTGTTATTCTTCTTGGTGGAAAAACTGGAAGAGATGGAGTTGGAGGAGCTACGGGATCTTCAAAAGAACATAATGAAACATCGTTGACAAAATGTTCTTCAGAGGTTCAAAAAGGAAATGCACCTGTAGAAAGAAGAATTCAAAGATTATTTAGAAATCCAGAAGTGACAAAATTAATAAAAAAATCTAATGATTTTGGAGCGGGAGGAGTAAGTGTAGCAATAGGTGAAATTGCAAGGGGTGTAGAAATAAATTTAGACACAGTTCCTGTAAAATACTTAGGGCTTAATGGAACAGAGTTAGCTATATCAGAATCTCAGGAAAGAATGGCTGTAGTAGTAGAAGCTAAAGATGCAGAAAAGTTTCAACAATTAGTGAAAAAAGAAAATTTAGAATCAGCTCTAGTTGCTGTAGTTACAGAAGAAGAAAGATTAGTAATTAAATATAAAAATGAGATACTTGTAGATATTTCAAGAGAGTTTTTAGATACAAATGGAGTTAGACAAATTCAAAATGTAGATGTGACTTCATCTGAAAAGAAAAATCCTTTTATAAAAGATGGGATAAACAATTTAAAAGAAGAAGTGGAAAATATATTAGCTAGCATGAATGTGGCTTCTCAAAGAGGAATGGTTGAGATGTTTGATGCTTCAATCGGAAGAAGTACTGTATTAATGCCTTACGGTGGAAAATATCAACTAACTGAATCTGAGGGAAGTGTTCAAAAACTTCCAACAGATGGAGTAACAAATACATGCTCTATAATGACTTATGGATATAATCCTTTAATATCAGAATATTCACCATATTTAGGAGCTCAATATGCAGTAATTGAATCATTAGCAAGAATAGTTGCTTTAGGAGGAAGTTATAAAAAAGCAAGATTATCTTTTCAAGAATATTTCGAAAAATTAGGAAAAGATAAAGTTAAATGGGGAAAACCTTTTGAAGCCTTACTTGGTGGACTAGAAGCACAATTAAATTTTGAAACTCCTGCTATTGGAGGAAAAGATAGTATGAGTGGAACGTTTAAAGATTTAGATGTGCCACCAACATTAATATCATTTGCCGTAACAACAGAAGATGTAAAAAATATAATTTCTCCCGAGTTTAAAGATGGTGGAAGTGAAGTATATTTAATAAAAACAGAAAGATTAAATGGAGATACACCAAACTTCGAAAAAATAAAGAATCACTTTAATTTAGTAGAGGAAGCTATAAAAAACAGAAAAATAATTTCAGCATCAACAATTAAATTTGGTGGTATCGCAGAAGCAGTTATAAAAATGACTTTTGGTAACAAAATAGGTGTAAAAATTAAAACTGATGAAAATTTATTTGATTTAATGCCAGGAGATATAATTGTTGAATCTAAAGAGAAATTAGATTTTGGAATTCTTATAGGTGAAACAGTTGAAAAAAATATGATTGAACTAAATGAAGAGAAATTCATGATAGATGAATTAATAAAAAATTGGGAAAAAAGATATGAAAAAATATATCCATATAATATGGAAAATACTGGAGAAGTTATAGAAAAAGAATTCAAAACTGAAAAGGTATTTAAAGCTAAAAAACTTTATGATAAACCAAAAGTATTAGTAACTGTTTTTCCAGGAACAAATTGTGAATATGATACTAAAAAAGCTTTTGAAAGAGCTGGAGCAGAAGTGGAAATATATGTTTTTAATAATCTAGGAGTAGATGAAATAAAAGAAAGTATTGAAGTGCTTTCTGAGAAAATGAGATCAGCTCAAATATTTATGATCCCTGGAGGATTTAGTGCTGGTGATGAACCTGATGGATCAGGAAAATTTATAGCAAATATACTTCAAAATCCAATAATCAAAGAGAGCATGAAAGAATTTTTAGAAAATGATGGATTAGTTTTAGGAATATGTAATGGATTCCAAGCTCTTATAAAATCTGGATTATTACCTTATGGAAATGTAGATAGTGTAAATGAAAAATCACCAACATTATTTAGAAATAATATAAATAGACATATATCAAGAGTTGTAAGAACAAAAATAGTTTCAAATAACTCTCCTTGGATGAGTTCATTTGAAATTGGAGAGACACATAATATACCAGTTTCTCATGGAGAGGGAAAATTTGTAGTTTCAAAAGAGTTTGCAGAGGAGCTATTTGAAAATGGTCAGATTATAACTCAATATTGTGATGAAAATGGAAAAATAACAATGGATAAAAATTATAATCTCAATGGTTCAACTTATTCAATAGAGGGGATTGTTTCTAAGTGTGGAAGAATTTTAGGTAAGATGGGACATTCAGAGAGATATGAAGATGGATTATTAAAAAATATAGATGGAAATAAAATGCAAGATTTATTTACTAATGGAGTTAACTATTTTAAAAAATAA